One stretch of Halapricum desulfuricans DNA includes these proteins:
- a CDS encoding formate/nitrite transporter family protein produces the protein MSDDEGDSEDGVREAVERSRSGAPAAGRVIRDRFSSDEVFQRIIAAADEEITSGSRELFFSGLAAGFAITITFLLYVSLTASTDGDPILSALLYPLGFIYIIIGGYQLYTENTLPPVALTIERLASVPALLRNWVVVLAGNFTGGALGAAALAYGGVLDDAEAAVAYDIAHKGIETAPAALFTKAAFAGLIVAGVVWVEYGARDTISRLVVVYLAFLAIPLGGLFHVVVSFTEMLYLVFVGDLAVLVGMTDFVIPVLLGNTVGGVVLVTVVNYFQTTEHRLESARFEGANRRLSLKEWAFGGLVGRSYVPVIDTAAEHARRDEGTYRILVPISNPRTEQRLVEFASAIASAHEQAVVHAVYVVQTPTRSRYDSDSRRELVEESDQLLSEVCSVADAYDVDVETSTVVSHRSFEELFTIADRDDADLVVMGWGEDRLWDAARAERPIGELTNSLPCDFLIVDDQGIDTSRILLPTIGGPNSDLSAEVAAALQSVGDTEVTLLYVADGPEDVENGEQFLENWAIDHGLEDAEMIVDESGEIEATIERVAEDHTILMLGASERGVLARLVRNTLHLDILDEVDVSVVIAERSNGRSLWRRLFGRR, from the coding sequence ATGAGCGACGACGAAGGCGACTCCGAGGACGGTGTCCGGGAGGCCGTCGAGCGCTCGAGAAGCGGCGCGCCGGCGGCCGGTCGAGTCATCCGGGACCGGTTTTCGAGCGACGAGGTGTTCCAGCGTATCATCGCCGCTGCCGACGAAGAGATCACCTCGGGCAGCCGGGAGCTGTTCTTCAGCGGGCTGGCGGCCGGCTTCGCGATCACGATCACCTTCCTGCTGTACGTCTCGCTGACGGCCTCGACGGACGGCGATCCGATCTTGAGCGCGCTACTGTATCCGCTGGGTTTCATCTACATCATTATCGGCGGCTATCAGCTGTACACCGAGAACACGCTCCCGCCGGTCGCACTCACGATCGAGCGTCTCGCGAGCGTCCCGGCGTTGCTGCGCAACTGGGTCGTCGTGCTGGCCGGCAACTTCACCGGCGGTGCCCTCGGGGCGGCGGCGCTGGCGTACGGCGGCGTGCTCGATGACGCTGAGGCGGCAGTGGCCTACGACATCGCTCACAAGGGGATCGAAACCGCACCCGCGGCGCTGTTTACCAAGGCCGCCTTCGCCGGGTTGATCGTCGCCGGCGTCGTCTGGGTCGAGTACGGCGCACGTGACACCATTTCCCGGCTGGTCGTCGTCTATCTCGCCTTTCTGGCGATCCCGCTGGGCGGACTCTTCCACGTCGTCGTCTCGTTCACCGAGATGCTGTATCTGGTGTTCGTCGGCGATCTGGCGGTTCTGGTCGGAATGACGGACTTCGTCATTCCCGTTTTGCTGGGTAACACAGTCGGAGGCGTGGTGCTCGTGACCGTCGTCAACTACTTCCAGACGACCGAACACCGACTGGAGTCGGCCCGCTTCGAGGGGGCGAACCGGCGGCTCTCGCTGAAGGAGTGGGCCTTCGGCGGACTGGTCGGACGGTCGTACGTCCCGGTGATCGACACGGCAGCGGAACACGCCCGCAGGGACGAGGGGACCTACCGGATCCTCGTCCCGATCTCGAACCCCCGCACCGAACAGCGGCTGGTCGAGTTCGCCAGTGCCATCGCCAGCGCGCACGAACAGGCGGTCGTCCACGCCGTCTACGTCGTCCAGACGCCGACCCGGAGCCGGTACGACAGCGACTCCAGGCGGGAGCTCGTCGAGGAGTCGGACCAGTTGCTCTCGGAGGTCTGCAGCGTCGCCGACGCCTACGACGTCGACGTCGAGACCTCGACGGTCGTCTCCCATCGGTCGTTCGAGGAACTGTTCACGATTGCCGACCGCGACGACGCCGACCTCGTCGTGATGGGGTGGGGCGAGGACCGCCTGTGGGACGCCGCACGCGCCGAGCGACCGATCGGCGAGCTCACGAACAGCCTCCCGTGTGACTTCCTGATCGTCGACGACCAGGGGATCGACACCTCGCGGATCCTGCTCCCGACCATCGGCGGACCCAACTCGGATCTGAGCGCGGAAGTCGCGGCCGCGTTGCAGTCGGTCGGCGACACCGAGGTGACGCTGCTCTACGTCGCGGACGGCCCCGAAGACGTCGAGAACGGTGAGCAGTTCCTCGAGAACTGGGCGATCGACCACGGACTGGAGGACGCCGAGATGATCGTCGACGAGTCCGGCGAGATCGAGGCGACGATCGAACGCGTGGCAGAGGATCACACGATATTGATGCTCGGGGCGAGCGAGCGCGGCGTTCTCGCACGCCTGGTCCGGAACACGCTCCATCTGGACATCCTCGACGAGGTCGACGTCTCGGTCGTCATCGCGGAGCGGTCGAACGGGCGGAGCCTCTGGCGACGCCTGTTCGGGCGACGGTAG
- the pfkB gene encoding 1-phosphofructokinase, with translation MILTVTFNPAVDHTVRIEESPQVGRVHRATEGGQFDAGGKGINVSQYLAALDSDTVATGLLGGFTGDFIRAKLSGEPFETTFVDVPAPTRVNTTVLTADGEYKFNESGPKATEAAVDELLQWIGALRPDRVAVAGSLPPGIGPGAIDRIARSGPWKTDVDVGGEVLTNLTAAYDTCKPNEAELAAAVDREIADVDDAVTAAQELLNRGFDRVVTSLGSEGAVLVTPDVSLYAGAIETEVVDTVGAGDSLFAGVLSALERGLNEREALKTGIAVAGRVVATAGTSPPSFEDLKSLRDEVDVRSVPLASD, from the coding sequence ATGATACTCACAGTCACATTCAATCCGGCAGTCGACCACACGGTACGCATCGAAGAGTCGCCGCAGGTCGGACGGGTCCATCGGGCCACCGAGGGGGGGCAGTTCGATGCCGGCGGGAAGGGAATCAACGTCTCGCAGTACCTGGCTGCGCTGGATTCGGACACCGTCGCGACCGGCTTGCTGGGTGGATTCACCGGTGATTTCATCCGAGCGAAGCTCTCCGGTGAGCCCTTCGAGACGACGTTCGTCGATGTCCCGGCACCCACTCGCGTGAACACCACTGTCCTCACCGCGGACGGCGAGTACAAATTCAACGAGAGCGGCCCGAAAGCGACCGAGGCAGCTGTCGACGAACTGCTCCAGTGGATCGGGGCGCTGCGCCCGGACCGGGTCGCTGTCGCCGGGAGCCTCCCGCCGGGGATTGGACCGGGCGCGATCGACCGGATCGCCCGGTCCGGCCCCTGGAAGACCGACGTCGACGTCGGCGGCGAGGTGCTGACGAACCTCACGGCGGCGTACGACACCTGCAAGCCAAACGAGGCGGAGCTGGCAGCGGCGGTCGACCGGGAGATAGCGGACGTCGACGACGCTGTCACGGCGGCTCAAGAGCTGCTGAATCGAGGGTTCGACCGCGTCGTCACGTCGCTCGGTTCGGAGGGTGCGGTACTGGTCACCCCGGACGTCTCGCTGTACGCCGGGGCCATCGAGACGGAAGTGGTCGACACCGTCGGTGCGGGCGACTCGCTTTTCGCCGGCGTCCTCTCGGCGCTGGAACGCGGTCTGAACGAGCGTGAAGCCCTGAAGACCGGAATCGCCGTCGCCGGTCGCGTCGTCGCGACTGCCGGCACGAGCCCGCCGTCGTTCGAGGACCTGAAATCGCTCCGGGACGAGGTCGACGTTCGTTCGGTCCCGCTGGCATCGGACTGA
- the ptsP gene encoding phosphoenolpyruvate--protein phosphotransferase: MSERRLEGIGVTPLSGVGTVVWYDQEVDLPEPPAPEEVDTDTEHDRFETALDAAREELQAERDRTAEEVGEDEAEIFDAHLQFLDDPQITGAVEDAIDEGLPAEHAVREGFESAIEQMEAAGGRMAERADDLRDIRDRLLRIVTGSERLDLSELPEGTVLLAEMLTPSDTAQLDPERVAGFATAKGGRTSHAAIFARSIGIPAVVGVGEDLLEIEADAEVVVDGEAGEVVVDPDEETRERAAESRDVEIRSERVETADGEPVEVAANIGTAAELEGAVAQGADAVGLFRTEFLFLDRETPPDEDEQLETYVEALDAFPEGRVVVRTLDIGGDKPIPYVDAEEEENPFLGTRGIRRSLGPDAELFRTQLRALLRAGAEGDGELAVMFPMVATVEEVDRSLAVIEDVRAELDEDGLEYETPELGVMVETPAAVFMGEQLAERLDFFSIGTNDLTQYVMAASRQNEAVAHLHNPRDPAVLRAIDRAVDAAHAGDAWIGMCGEMAGDPELTELLLGLGLDELSMSAVTIPDVKENVVTVDTAEAREFAERALASSTKDEVDELITDNT; the protein is encoded by the coding sequence ATGAGTGAACGCCGCCTCGAGGGGATCGGTGTCACGCCTCTCTCGGGTGTCGGGACCGTCGTCTGGTACGACCAGGAGGTCGACCTCCCGGAACCGCCCGCGCCCGAGGAGGTCGATACTGATACCGAACACGACCGCTTCGAGACGGCGCTCGACGCCGCCCGCGAGGAGTTGCAGGCCGAGCGCGACCGGACCGCCGAGGAGGTCGGCGAGGACGAGGCGGAAATCTTCGATGCGCATCTGCAGTTCCTGGACGACCCCCAGATCACGGGTGCCGTCGAGGACGCCATCGACGAGGGCTTGCCGGCCGAACACGCCGTCCGGGAGGGGTTCGAAAGTGCGATCGAGCAGATGGAAGCGGCGGGCGGTCGGATGGCCGAACGCGCGGACGACCTGCGAGACATCCGCGACCGGCTGCTCCGGATCGTCACCGGCTCCGAGCGCCTCGACCTGTCGGAACTTCCGGAGGGCACGGTCCTGCTCGCGGAGATGCTCACGCCAAGTGACACCGCACAGCTCGACCCCGAGCGCGTGGCCGGCTTCGCGACTGCAAAGGGCGGACGGACCTCCCACGCGGCGATTTTCGCCCGGTCGATCGGGATCCCCGCCGTCGTCGGCGTCGGCGAGGACCTGCTGGAGATCGAGGCCGACGCCGAGGTCGTCGTCGACGGCGAGGCCGGCGAGGTGGTCGTCGATCCCGACGAGGAGACCCGCGAGCGCGCCGCGGAGAGCCGAGACGTCGAGATCCGGTCCGAACGCGTCGAGACGGCGGACGGCGAGCCCGTCGAGGTCGCAGCCAACATCGGCACCGCCGCGGAACTGGAGGGTGCAGTCGCGCAGGGCGCCGACGCTGTCGGACTGTTCCGGACGGAGTTCCTGTTTCTCGACCGGGAGACGCCGCCGGACGAGGACGAACAGCTCGAGACCTACGTCGAGGCGCTGGACGCGTTCCCGGAGGGGCGCGTGGTCGTGCGAACGCTCGATATCGGTGGTGACAAACCGATCCCCTACGTCGACGCCGAGGAGGAGGAAAACCCGTTCCTCGGGACGCGGGGGATCCGCCGGTCGCTCGGGCCCGACGCGGAGCTGTTCCGGACCCAGCTGCGGGCGCTCCTGCGGGCGGGTGCCGAGGGCGACGGCGAGCTGGCCGTGATGTTCCCGATGGTCGCGACGGTCGAGGAAGTCGACCGGAGCCTCGCCGTGATCGAAGACGTGCGGGCGGAACTGGACGAGGACGGGCTCGAATACGAGACGCCCGAACTGGGCGTGATGGTCGAGACGCCGGCCGCGGTGTTCATGGGCGAACAGCTGGCCGAGCGGCTCGATTTCTTCAGCATCGGGACCAACGACCTCACGCAGTACGTGATGGCCGCCTCACGCCAGAACGAGGCCGTCGCACACCTCCACAACCCGCGAGATCCGGCCGTGTTGCGCGCGATCGATCGAGCCGTCGATGCGGCTCACGCCGGCGACGCCTGGATCGGGATGTGCGGCGAGATGGCGGGCGACCCCGAACTGACGGAGCTGTTGCTCGGACTGGGGCTGGACGAGTTGAGCATGAGTGCAGTCACGATCCCGGACGTGAAAGAAAACGTCGTCACCGTCGATACGGCCGAGGCACGGGAGTTCGCGGAGCGGGCGCTTGCATCGAGCACCAAGGACGAGGTTGACGAATTGATAACAGATAATACATGA
- a CDS encoding GNAT family N-acetyltransferase, whose amino-acid sequence MPGPAFLRGESVSLHTWEQEDYEFFERHRNEKAIRRPLTDVSPRNRQQVEQHFEERVYDDDGMAFLICAGDREAMRTGDEDGLTRVGEIGIPWINEPHGSGMLMYWIAPDQQGNGYVTEATELLLDHAFGQRRLNKVWAMVIEPNDASQAVLESLGFEQEGSFRKETFYDGEYVDSRRYGLLAEEWLD is encoded by the coding sequence ATGCCCGGCCCCGCGTTCCTTCGTGGTGAGTCTGTCAGCCTCCACACCTGGGAGCAAGAGGACTACGAGTTCTTCGAGCGGCACCGCAACGAGAAAGCGATCCGGCGGCCGCTGACTGACGTCTCACCGCGGAACCGGCAACAGGTCGAACAGCACTTCGAAGAGCGTGTGTACGACGACGACGGCATGGCGTTTCTGATCTGTGCGGGCGATCGCGAGGCGATGCGAACCGGCGACGAAGACGGACTGACTCGCGTCGGCGAGATCGGCATCCCGTGGATCAACGAGCCACACGGGTCCGGAATGCTGATGTACTGGATCGCGCCCGATCAGCAGGGCAACGGCTACGTCACCGAGGCGACCGAGCTCCTGCTGGATCACGCCTTCGGCCAGCGACGGCTCAACAAGGTCTGGGCGATGGTGATCGAACCCAACGACGCCTCCCAGGCCGTTCTCGAGTCGCTGGGTTTCGAGCAGGAGGGATCGTTCCGCAAGGAGACCTTCTACGACGGCGAGTACGTCGACAGTCGCCGCTACGGGCTGCTCGCCGAGGAGTGGCTGGACTGA
- a CDS encoding DNA-3-methyladenine glycosylase family protein: MTTTSDDPHVSLRADAKLGPVVERVGPLRVEPAEDLFERLVVSVLRQQVSMASAAATRERLFDAVEVTPEGILHADDETLRDAGLSRQKTRYVNNVARAFREEGYSRAYFEGMDDDAVRAELTSITGVGAWTADMQLIFSLGRPDVFPVGDLGIRKGMVRLFEDLAVEDRAAMRDRAERWAPYRSYASLYLWRTVEGGDS, encoded by the coding sequence ATGACAACGACTTCGGACGACCCACACGTGTCGCTGCGAGCCGACGCGAAACTCGGACCCGTCGTCGAGCGGGTCGGGCCGCTCCGCGTCGAACCGGCCGAGGACCTCTTCGAGCGGCTCGTCGTCTCGGTCCTCCGTCAGCAGGTCTCGATGGCATCGGCAGCGGCGACCAGAGAGCGACTGTTCGACGCGGTCGAGGTCACGCCCGAGGGGATCCTGCACGCCGACGACGAGACTCTCCGGGACGCCGGATTGTCCCGACAGAAAACCCGATACGTCAACAACGTCGCCCGGGCGTTTCGCGAGGAGGGGTACTCCCGGGCGTACTTCGAGGGGATGGACGACGACGCCGTCCGGGCGGAGCTCACCTCGATCACCGGCGTCGGTGCGTGGACGGCCGACATGCAACTGATCTTCTCGCTGGGCCGGCCCGACGTCTTTCCGGTCGGTGATCTGGGGATCCGCAAGGGGATGGTCCGGCTGTTCGAGGACCTCGCTGTCGAGGATCGGGCGGCGATGCGCGACCGCGCCGAGCGGTGGGCACCGTACCGGAGCTACGCGAGTCTGTATCTGTGGCGAACAGTCGAAGGCGGAGACAGCTAG
- the cysE gene encoding serine O-acetyltransferase: MFDRIRDDIRTARAKDPAATDSLEVLLTYPGLHAVWLYRIAHTLHERGYPLIARLLSHLGRFLTGIEIHPAAEIGDRFFIDHGMGTVIGETAEIGDDVLMYHGVTLGGRSMRREKRHPTLEDGVTVGADATLLGDITIGENASVGAGSVVVEDVPPETTVTGNPARPAGDEEVPLTEDVLASGGSPSDGDALLGADCCDDDSGLG, from the coding sequence ATGTTCGACCGAATCAGAGACGACATCCGGACCGCACGTGCAAAGGACCCGGCGGCGACGGACTCGCTAGAGGTCTTGCTCACGTATCCCGGACTGCACGCTGTCTGGCTGTATCGTATCGCCCATACGCTCCACGAGCGCGGCTACCCGCTGATCGCCCGCCTGCTGTCGCACCTCGGGCGGTTTCTCACCGGCATCGAGATCCACCCCGCCGCAGAGATCGGCGACCGCTTTTTCATCGACCACGGCATGGGGACGGTCATCGGCGAGACCGCCGAGATCGGCGACGACGTGCTGATGTATCACGGGGTGACGCTTGGAGGCAGGTCAATGCGCCGCGAGAAGCGCCATCCGACACTCGAAGACGGCGTCACAGTCGGCGCGGACGCGACGCTGCTCGGCGACATCACGATCGGCGAGAACGCCAGCGTCGGTGCCGGCTCGGTCGTCGTCGAGGACGTTCCCCCCGAGACGACCGTGACGGGCAATCCCGCCCGCCCGGCGGGCGACGAAGAAGTCCCGCTGACCGAGGATGTTCTCGCGAGCGGCGGGTCGCCCTCAGACGGCGACGCGCTGCTCGGAGCGGACTGCTGTGACGACGACAGCGGGCTCGGATAG
- a CDS encoding PTS sugar transporter subunit IIA, which produces MDKETVDRVISPDLVSLEEPPAEKEAVIQHLLDLAVKAGRVSDREQALEDLLAREEETSTGVGKGIGIPHAKTAGATEPTVAFTRSSEGVDFGAPDGKPATLLFMILVPEAKSSEHLEILSSLSRALMNDEVREDLHTADSPKEVTTVLTNAIT; this is translated from the coding sequence ATGGACAAAGAAACCGTAGATCGCGTTATCTCGCCGGATCTCGTCTCCCTCGAAGAACCGCCCGCGGAAAAAGAGGCGGTCATCCAGCACCTGCTCGATCTGGCCGTCAAAGCGGGTCGCGTGAGCGACCGCGAACAGGCACTCGAAGACCTGCTCGCTCGCGAGGAGGAGACCTCGACGGGCGTCGGCAAGGGGATCGGCATCCCCCACGCCAAGACAGCCGGCGCGACCGAGCCGACCGTCGCGTTCACCCGCTCCAGCGAGGGCGTCGACTTCGGCGCCCCGGACGGAAAACCAGCGACGCTGCTGTTCATGATCCTCGTCCCCGAGGCAAAGAGCTCCGAACACCTCGAGATCCTGAGTTCGCTGTCGCGGGCGCTGATGAACGACGAGGTGCGCGAGGACTTACACACCGCCGATTCGCCGAAAGAGGTAACGACCGTCCTGACGAATGCTATAACATGA
- a CDS encoding PTS fructose transporter subunit IIB translates to MKFVAVTSCPTGIAHSQMGAEGLEQAAEALGHEITVEIQGAMGAENELTAEEISAADAVIIAADTSVSRDRFEGKPLVKAPVADAINEAEDLLQQAAEKAEGATASGSGDGAETAPEATADEAGTAPTESGADTASERSAGSDQSTGLLGKIKQLFS, encoded by the coding sequence ATGAAGTTCGTCGCAGTCACGTCATGTCCGACAGGTATCGCACACAGCCAGATGGGCGCGGAGGGACTCGAACAGGCCGCCGAAGCGCTCGGGCACGAGATCACCGTCGAGATACAGGGTGCGATGGGGGCCGAAAACGAGCTCACAGCCGAGGAGATCTCGGCGGCCGACGCGGTCATCATCGCCGCGGACACGTCGGTCAGCCGTGACCGCTTCGAGGGGAAACCACTCGTCAAAGCCCCCGTGGCGGACGCGATCAACGAGGCCGAAGACCTGCTACAGCAGGCCGCCGAGAAGGCCGAAGGGGCGACAGCTTCGGGATCCGGGGACGGGGCCGAGACGGCCCCGGAAGCAACAGCGGACGAAGCCGGGACGGCCCCGACGGAGTCCGGGGCGGACACGGCGTCGGAGCGGTCTGCCGGGAGCGACCAGAGCACGGGACTCCTCGGAAAGATCAAGCAGCTGTTCTCGTAG
- a CDS encoding PTS fructose transporter subunit IIC — protein MSTSNDDFRAKLTSLKDDVMTGVSYMIPFVTIGGIFLALGFAWASLPFSGTTVETMFEESARGTLAWFLAQMGGLGLEIMIPILGGYIAYAIADRPGLAPGFLLSYLIQQGGVLAEANVVLGLPAGDGGAAAGFLGAIIAGLLAGYVALWFKNLDVPSAIQPMMPVLIIPVATTAVLLPVMLFAVGVPVAIANAELTGWLETLENAAGTGTVGQAALLGAILGAMMAFDMGGPVNKVAYVFSVGLVGEQIYGPMAAVMIAGMTPPLGMALSNFLAEHKYPDEMYENAKSATVMGFSFITEGAIPYAASDPGRVIPSLMVGSATASAMSMGLGVGMPAPHGGIFVLPLARGGGPIPGPLAFLGSIAVGAIVTAVLVTVLKPDHVPEAETAAETATAD, from the coding sequence ATGTCGACTTCGAACGACGACTTCAGAGCGAAACTCACGTCGCTCAAAGACGACGTGATGACTGGGGTATCGTACATGATCCCGTTCGTGACGATCGGCGGGATCTTCCTCGCACTCGGGTTCGCGTGGGCGTCCCTGCCGTTCTCGGGGACGACCGTCGAGACGATGTTCGAAGAGAGTGCGCGGGGAACACTCGCGTGGTTCTTGGCACAGATGGGCGGTCTCGGCTTAGAGATCATGATCCCGATACTCGGGGGCTACATCGCCTACGCCATCGCCGACCGCCCGGGCCTCGCCCCCGGTTTCCTGCTGTCGTACCTGATTCAACAGGGGGGCGTCCTCGCCGAGGCGAACGTCGTGCTGGGGCTGCCTGCTGGAGACGGCGGCGCTGCAGCGGGATTCCTCGGTGCGATCATCGCCGGGCTGCTCGCGGGGTACGTCGCTCTGTGGTTCAAGAACCTGGACGTACCGAGCGCGATCCAGCCGATGATGCCGGTGCTGATCATTCCGGTCGCGACGACGGCCGTGCTTTTGCCCGTGATGTTGTTCGCCGTCGGGGTACCGGTCGCGATCGCGAACGCCGAGCTGACCGGCTGGCTCGAAACCCTGGAGAACGCGGCCGGGACAGGAACGGTAGGGCAAGCAGCGCTCCTCGGGGCGATTCTCGGGGCGATGATGGCCTTCGACATGGGTGGCCCGGTAAACAAGGTCGCCTACGTCTTCTCTGTCGGGCTGGTCGGCGAGCAGATCTACGGGCCGATGGCCGCCGTGATGATCGCCGGGATGACCCCGCCCCTGGGAATGGCGCTGTCGAACTTCCTGGCCGAGCACAAGTACCCCGATGAGATGTACGAGAACGCCAAAAGCGCGACCGTCATGGGCTTCTCGTTCATCACGGAAGGAGCGATCCCGTACGCCGCGTCCGACCCCGGCCGGGTGATTCCGAGTCTGATGGTCGGCAGTGCGACCGCGAGTGCCATGTCGATGGGACTGGGCGTCGGCATGCCGGCCCCACACGGCGGTATTTTCGTCCTTCCGCTAGCCAGAGGCGGCGGCCCGATCCCCGGACCGCTTGCGTTCCTCGGATCCATCGCTGTCGGTGCGATTGTCACCGCCGTGCTCGTCACGGTACTCAAGCCCGACCACGTGCCGGAAGCGGAGACCGCCGCTGAAACCGCGACCGCGGACTGA
- a CDS encoding MFS transporter — protein MSDPSPTVLKYYLYRATSGPGFTYPIYTLFLLLNGLSYTEIGIIATIQALVVVGGEIPTGYVGDRIGRRNSLVIAAVMFLISNVGYLLATDFWGFLFVFGTLSFGQTFVSGSGSAWLYDTLQEHDIEGEYTRISGRAGAISKGVRAITMIAGGLLYVADPYYPFYAAVALSVLNVGLVVRLPKNAAYAADGERQVEGGSLSMLEALPTIRDRITSRELRWFVVYLSLFSGALMTADMYIQPVVRDALEQSFGAVLATYGIEEAATLGFFYASFMGVSAIGSDYAAEVESRLGVRKAMLLLPVGIAVFYLVPVFAPVAVFPMFFVMKGSNSLIFPISSRYINDHIGSVGRATVISAIAMVRAVAGVPFRVGSGAFADLFTPIAAVAALGACFLAGGALLYAFATPIREVDVPDRSSTSAGTAEPVD, from the coding sequence ATGTCAGATCCGTCCCCTACTGTTCTGAAGTATTACCTGTACCGCGCGACCAGCGGCCCGGGCTTTACTTATCCGATCTACACGCTCTTTCTGCTGTTGAACGGCCTGAGTTACACCGAAATCGGGATCATCGCGACGATACAGGCCCTCGTCGTCGTCGGCGGGGAGATCCCGACTGGGTACGTCGGCGATCGGATCGGTCGTCGCAACAGCCTCGTCATCGCGGCCGTCATGTTCCTGATCTCCAACGTGGGCTATCTACTCGCTACCGACTTCTGGGGATTCCTGTTCGTCTTCGGGACGCTCTCGTTCGGGCAGACGTTCGTCTCCGGAAGCGGAAGCGCCTGGCTGTATGACACCCTGCAGGAACACGACATCGAGGGCGAGTACACGCGGATCTCCGGCCGTGCAGGCGCGATTTCGAAAGGCGTCCGGGCGATCACGATGATCGCCGGCGGACTGCTGTACGTCGCCGACCCGTACTACCCCTTCTACGCCGCCGTCGCGCTCAGCGTGCTCAACGTCGGTCTCGTCGTCCGCCTGCCGAAAAACGCCGCCTACGCCGCCGACGGCGAGCGTCAGGTCGAAGGCGGGAGCCTCTCGATGCTCGAGGCGTTACCGACTATCAGGGATCGGATCACGAGCCGGGAGCTGCGGTGGTTCGTGGTCTACCTGTCGCTGTTCTCCGGCGCGTTGATGACCGCTGACATGTACATCCAGCCGGTGGTTCGCGACGCGCTCGAACAGTCGTTCGGTGCAGTGCTGGCGACCTACGGTATCGAGGAAGCCGCGACGCTCGGGTTCTTCTACGCCTCGTTCATGGGCGTGTCAGCTATCGGCAGTGATTACGCCGCCGAGGTGGAGTCCCGTCTCGGCGTCCGCAAAGCGATGTTGCTGCTGCCGGTCGGGATCGCCGTCTTCTATCTGGTGCCCGTGTTCGCCCCCGTCGCCGTCTTCCCGATGTTCTTCGTGATGAAAGGGTCGAACAGTCTGATATTCCCGATCTCGAGTCGGTATATCAACGACCACATCGGCTCGGTGGGTCGTGCCACGGTCATCTCTGCGATCGCGATGGTTCGAGCGGTCGCCGGCGTCCCGTTCCGCGTCGGAAGCGGCGCGTTCGCAGATCTGTTTACGCCGATCGCCGCCGTCGCCGCGCTCGGGGCCTGCTTTCTGGCCGGTGGCGCGCTGCTGTACGCGTTCGCGACGCCGATCCGCGAGGTCGATGTCCCCGACCGCTCGAGTACCTCGGCCGGGACGGCCGAACCCGTCGACTAG
- a CDS encoding HPr family phosphocarrier protein, whose amino-acid sequence MERTVTIVPEAGLHARPASKLVETANEFESELQIATDGAEPVDARSMLAVSSMAAEQGEAVRLIADGPDAEAALDALEKVLTTPEDEYDE is encoded by the coding sequence ATGGAGCGAACCGTCACCATCGTCCCGGAAGCAGGATTGCACGCCCGACCCGCCTCGAAGCTCGTAGAGACCGCCAACGAGTTCGAGTCCGAGCTGCAGATCGCCACCGACGGCGCGGAGCCCGTCGACGCGCGCAGCATGCTCGCAGTATCGAGCATGGCCGCCGAACAGGGCGAGGCGGTCCGGCTGATCGCCGACGGCCCCGACGCCGAAGCGGCGCTCGACGCGCTGGAGAAGGTCCTCACGACGCCGGAGGACGAGTACGATGAGTGA
- a CDS encoding GNAT family N-acetyltransferase, translated as MPGPTFQSGERVSLHPVEEDDLDAFARARNDPDLRVPLCLDTQQNREALEEFHEETISGGDSRWFVASADEATVGAVMFPDLREGDGVADLAYWILPEHQGEGFGREAVSLLLEYGFEELRLHRVRADCLATNDASRGLLESLGFSREGRFREAAFQNGTYVDTLRYGLLESEWRDR; from the coding sequence ATGCCCGGTCCGACCTTCCAGTCCGGCGAGCGCGTGTCCCTCCATCCTGTCGAGGAAGACGATCTCGACGCGTTCGCCCGCGCCCGAAACGATCCAGACCTGCGGGTGCCGCTGTGTCTCGACACACAGCAGAACCGCGAGGCGCTCGAAGAGTTCCACGAAGAGACGATATCCGGCGGCGACAGTCGCTGGTTCGTCGCGTCGGCGGACGAAGCGACCGTCGGCGCAGTGATGTTCCCCGACCTCCGGGAAGGTGACGGCGTGGCCGATCTCGCCTACTGGATCCTGCCTGAACACCAGGGCGAGGGGTTCGGCCGAGAGGCGGTCTCGCTGTTGCTCGAATACGGCTTCGAGGAACTTCGCCTCCACCGCGTCCGCGCGGACTGTCTCGCCACGAACGACGCTTCCCGCGGCCTGCTCGAGTCGCTCGGGTTCTCCCGCGAGGGGCGGTTCCGCGAGGCCGCCTTCCAGAACGGCACGTACGTCGACACGCTCCGCTATGGACTGCTCGAATCCGAGTGGAGGGATCGCTGA